In a genomic window of Nocardiopsis mwathae:
- a CDS encoding acyl-CoA mutase large subunit family protein, whose translation MAQHTDDGRARWQARYDASRVRDADFTTLSGQEVDPVYGPPDGAQVPGFERIGWPGEFPYTRGLYPTGYRGRTWTIRQFAGFGNATQTNERYKMILASGGGGLSVAFDMPTLMGHDSDDPQALGEVGHCGVAIDSVADMDILFDGIPLGDVTTSMTISGPAIPAFCMYLAAAERQGVDTRTLNGTLQTDIFKEYIAQKEWLYPPEPHLRLIGDLMEYCAAEIPAFKPLSVSGYHIREAGATAAQELAFTLADGFGYVELGLSRGLDIDTFAPGLSFFFDAHIDFFEEIAKFRAARRIWARWMRDRYGATGEKAQWLRFHTQTAGVSLTAQQPYNNVVRTALEALSAVLGGTNSLHTNALDETLALPTEQSAEIALRTQQVIMEETGVVNVADPLGGSWYVEALTDRIEAEAERIFERILHMGGGEDAEHAIGPMTSGILTGIENGWFSSEIAESAFQYQQALEKNEKRIVGVNCHTSTVSGELEILRISHEIEREQKRVLAERRAERDQAAVDAALARLLASVKDPDSGNLIPVILDAARAEATLGEICRTMGEEFGTYTEDPRF comes from the coding sequence ATGGCTCAGCACACAGACGACGGGCGTGCCCGCTGGCAGGCACGGTATGACGCCTCCCGCGTCCGGGACGCCGACTTCACCACGCTCTCCGGCCAGGAGGTCGACCCCGTCTACGGGCCGCCCGACGGCGCGCAGGTGCCCGGCTTCGAGCGCATCGGCTGGCCCGGGGAGTTCCCCTACACCCGCGGGCTGTACCCCACCGGGTACCGCGGCCGTACGTGGACCATCCGGCAGTTCGCCGGGTTCGGCAACGCCACGCAGACCAACGAGCGCTACAAGATGATCCTGGCGTCGGGCGGCGGCGGCCTCTCCGTCGCCTTCGACATGCCCACCCTCATGGGCCACGACTCCGACGACCCGCAGGCGCTCGGCGAGGTCGGCCACTGCGGCGTGGCCATCGACTCCGTCGCCGACATGGACATCCTGTTCGACGGAATCCCCCTCGGCGACGTCACCACCTCGATGACGATCAGCGGGCCGGCCATCCCCGCGTTCTGCATGTACCTCGCCGCGGCCGAGCGCCAGGGCGTGGACACCCGCACCCTCAACGGCACGCTGCAGACCGACATCTTCAAGGAGTACATCGCCCAGAAGGAGTGGCTGTACCCTCCCGAGCCGCACCTGCGCCTCATCGGCGACCTCATGGAGTACTGCGCGGCCGAGATCCCGGCGTTCAAGCCGCTGTCGGTGTCGGGCTACCACATCCGCGAGGCCGGGGCCACGGCCGCCCAGGAGCTCGCCTTCACCCTGGCCGACGGGTTCGGCTACGTCGAACTCGGCCTGTCGCGCGGGCTGGACATCGACACGTTCGCGCCCGGCCTGTCGTTCTTCTTCGACGCGCACATCGACTTCTTCGAGGAGATCGCCAAGTTCCGCGCCGCCCGCCGGATCTGGGCGCGCTGGATGCGCGACCGCTACGGCGCCACCGGCGAGAAGGCCCAGTGGCTGCGCTTCCACACCCAGACCGCCGGCGTCTCGCTGACGGCCCAGCAGCCCTACAACAACGTCGTGCGCACCGCCCTGGAGGCGCTGTCGGCCGTCCTCGGCGGCACCAACTCGCTGCACACCAACGCCCTGGACGAGACCCTGGCGCTGCCCACCGAGCAGTCCGCCGAGATCGCGCTGCGCACCCAGCAGGTGATCATGGAGGAGACCGGCGTGGTCAACGTCGCCGACCCGCTCGGCGGCTCCTGGTACGTCGAGGCGCTCACCGACCGGATCGAGGCCGAGGCCGAGCGCATCTTCGAGCGCATCCTGCACATGGGCGGCGGCGAGGACGCCGAGCATGCCATCGGCCCGATGACCTCGGGCATCCTCACCGGGATCGAGAACGGCTGGTTCAGCTCCGAGATCGCCGAGTCGGCCTTCCAGTACCAGCAGGCCCTGGAGAAGAACGAGAAGCGCATCGTCGGCGTCAACTGCCACACCTCCACCGTCTCCGGCGAGCTGGAGATCCTGCGTATCAGCCACGAGATCGAGCGCGAGCAGAAGCGCGTCCTCGCCGAGCGCCGCGCCGAGCGCGACCAGGCCGCCGTCGACGCCGCCCTGGCCCGCCTGCTGGCGTCCGTCAAGGACCCGGACAGCGGCAACCTCATCCCGGTGATCCTGGACGCCGCCCGCGCCGAGGCCACCCTGGGCGAGATCTGCCGCACCATGGGCGAGGAGTTCGGCACCTATACCGAGGACCCGCGGTTCTAG
- a CDS encoding glycosyl hydrolase family 18 protein, which yields MSIPRKRGWLAASIAALLVAPLALIAAPASAAPTAPSGVTVVYTEGAKWDTGYSGQLTIDNQSSTTLDDWTIRFSLPAGAGITSLWNATMERSGSDYTLTPPGWGASVPAGGTYQIGFNGSFSGGDTAPVNCTLNNAPCAGGPGEDDTEPPTVPGDVSVLGTTATSITLQWTASTDNVGVAGYEILGADGEVVRTVIGDTTSGTVGGLTPDTEYTFGVRAFDAAGNRSDASPPVTARTAERNGGQPSDDERRVGYFTQWGIYDRGYLVKNIDTSDTAAKLTHINYAFANINRNGQCFQVNQAGQGDAWADYGRSFRADESVDGVADRWDQDLRGNFNQLLKLKEKHPHLKVNLSIGGWTWSKYISDAALTPESRQRMASSCIDMFLRGNLPPFDGAGGPGAAYGVFDGIDLDWEWPGSEGHEDNIVRPEDKENFTALVREFRTQLDALEQETGRYYELTSFMPADPEKVEAGFEVEKIMPDFDFVTVQGYDYHGAWEDYTNHQSNLVLVEGDPGPRFFSSEIAIDAWVDRGADPADLVLGVPFYSRGWTGVQPGPNGDGLFQQATGPARGTYEDGYEDWKRIRELPNRGYTLHRDDEAGTAWLYNGSTWWTYDDEISMKQKVEWAKGRDLNGVMIWSLDGDDAQGSLMSALDEALDS from the coding sequence GTGAGTATCCCCCGCAAACGAGGCTGGCTCGCCGCGTCGATCGCGGCGCTCCTCGTCGCCCCGCTCGCACTCATCGCGGCCCCCGCGTCCGCCGCTCCCACCGCCCCCTCCGGTGTCACCGTCGTCTACACCGAAGGGGCGAAGTGGGACACCGGCTACAGCGGCCAGCTCACCATCGACAACCAGTCCTCGACCACGCTGGACGACTGGACGATCCGGTTCAGTCTTCCCGCCGGCGCCGGCATCACCAGCCTGTGGAACGCCACGATGGAGCGCTCCGGCTCCGACTACACGCTCACCCCGCCCGGATGGGGCGCATCCGTCCCCGCCGGGGGCACCTACCAGATCGGCTTCAACGGCTCCTTCTCCGGTGGCGACACCGCCCCGGTGAACTGCACGCTCAACAACGCGCCGTGCGCCGGAGGCCCGGGCGAGGACGACACCGAGCCGCCCACCGTCCCCGGTGACGTGAGCGTCCTCGGCACCACCGCCACCAGCATCACCCTCCAGTGGACCGCCTCCACCGACAACGTGGGCGTGGCCGGATACGAGATCCTCGGCGCCGACGGCGAGGTCGTGCGCACCGTCATCGGCGACACCACCAGTGGCACCGTCGGCGGCCTGACCCCCGACACCGAGTACACCTTCGGCGTCCGCGCCTTCGACGCCGCCGGCAACCGGTCCGACGCGAGCCCGCCCGTCACCGCCCGCACCGCCGAACGCAACGGCGGGCAGCCCTCCGACGACGAGCGCCGGGTCGGCTACTTCACCCAGTGGGGCATCTACGACCGCGGCTACCTGGTGAAGAACATCGACACCAGTGACACCGCCGCCAAGCTCACCCACATCAACTACGCCTTCGCCAACATCAACCGCAACGGACAGTGCTTCCAGGTCAACCAGGCCGGACAGGGCGACGCGTGGGCCGACTACGGGCGTTCCTTCCGCGCCGACGAGAGCGTCGACGGCGTCGCCGACCGCTGGGACCAGGACCTGCGCGGGAACTTCAACCAGCTGCTCAAGCTCAAGGAGAAGCACCCGCACCTGAAGGTCAACCTCTCCATCGGCGGGTGGACCTGGTCGAAGTACATCTCCGACGCCGCCCTGACGCCCGAGTCCCGCCAGCGCATGGCGTCCTCGTGCATCGACATGTTCCTGCGCGGCAACCTCCCGCCCTTCGACGGCGCGGGCGGCCCCGGCGCCGCCTACGGCGTGTTCGACGGCATCGACCTGGACTGGGAGTGGCCGGGCTCCGAGGGGCACGAGGACAACATCGTCCGCCCGGAGGACAAGGAGAACTTCACCGCCCTGGTGCGTGAGTTCCGCACCCAGCTGGACGCCCTCGAACAGGAGACCGGGCGCTACTACGAGCTGACGTCGTTCATGCCGGCCGACCCGGAGAAGGTCGAGGCGGGGTTCGAGGTCGAGAAGATCATGCCCGACTTCGACTTCGTGACCGTTCAGGGCTACGACTACCACGGCGCCTGGGAGGACTACACCAACCACCAGTCCAACCTGGTCCTGGTCGAAGGCGACCCCGGTCCGCGGTTCTTCAGTAGCGAGATCGCCATCGACGCGTGGGTCGACCGCGGTGCCGACCCCGCCGACCTGGTCCTCGGCGTCCCCTTCTACAGCCGCGGCTGGACGGGCGTCCAGCCCGGTCCCAACGGCGACGGTCTCTTCCAGCAGGCCACCGGTCCCGCCCGCGGCACCTACGAGGACGGGTACGAGGACTGGAAGCGGATCAGGGAACTCCCGAACCGGGGGTACACGCTCCACCGCGACGACGAGGCCGGAACCGCCTGGCTGTACAACGGAAGCACGTGGTGGACCTACGACGACGAGATCTCGATGAAGCAGAAGGTCGAATGGGCCAAGGGGCGCGACCTCAACGGCGTCATGATCTGGTCGCTGGACGGTGACGACGCCCAAGGCTCTCTGATGTCGGCCCTCGACGAGGCGCTCGACTCCTGA
- a CDS encoding tetratricopeptide repeat protein → MQPSDYSMHSAVDLGARKAALEREAKRQAQESSGTANPYAIDVNEENFQNEVLERSLSAPVVLAILQASSEQSAQVEAALDRLAIGAGGQWAVAKVDVQASPQLAQALRVPGVPMVAMVIGGQVVPGPAGPATEDQLREWLSQIFEGLKQQGVLPAEFTGLGEPGAGEAQGAEAGQQAAQDPADVEAQEAMQRGDFAAAEAVYTKALEADPSDEQAKLKLAQVRLVGRVHALEANAARKAAADAPDDVAAQIDVADIDMYGGKFEDAFDRLIGTVRRTSGDDRDRARKHLLTLFEVLPGGDPRVAKARRDLTAALF, encoded by the coding sequence ATGCAGCCTTCGGACTACTCCATGCACAGCGCGGTCGACCTCGGAGCTCGCAAGGCGGCCTTGGAACGCGAGGCCAAGCGGCAGGCCCAGGAGTCGTCGGGCACCGCCAACCCGTACGCCATCGACGTCAACGAGGAGAACTTCCAGAACGAGGTCCTGGAGCGCTCGCTCAGCGCCCCCGTCGTGCTCGCCATCCTGCAGGCGAGTTCCGAGCAGTCGGCCCAGGTCGAAGCGGCCCTTGACCGGTTGGCCATCGGCGCCGGCGGGCAGTGGGCGGTCGCCAAGGTCGACGTCCAGGCCAGCCCGCAGCTCGCCCAGGCGCTGCGCGTCCCGGGCGTGCCGATGGTCGCCATGGTCATCGGCGGCCAGGTCGTCCCCGGCCCGGCCGGCCCCGCCACCGAGGACCAGCTGCGCGAGTGGCTCTCCCAGATCTTCGAGGGCCTCAAGCAGCAGGGCGTGCTGCCGGCCGAGTTCACCGGGCTCGGCGAGCCCGGGGCGGGCGAGGCCCAGGGGGCCGAGGCCGGTCAGCAGGCCGCCCAGGACCCCGCCGACGTCGAGGCGCAGGAGGCGATGCAGCGCGGCGACTTCGCCGCGGCCGAGGCCGTCTACACCAAGGCGCTGGAAGCCGACCCCTCCGACGAGCAGGCCAAGCTCAAGCTGGCCCAGGTCCGCCTGGTGGGGCGGGTGCACGCGCTGGAGGCCAACGCGGCGCGCAAGGCGGCGGCCGACGCCCCCGACGACGTCGCGGCGCAGATCGACGTCGCCGACATCGACATGTACGGCGGCAAGTTCGAGGACGCCTTCGACCGGCTGATCGGCACGGTCCGGCGCACCTCCGGCGACGACCGCGACCGCGCGCGCAAGCACCTGCTGACCCTGTTCGAGGTGCTGCCGGGCGGCGATCCCCGCGTCGCCAAGGCCCGCCGCGACCTCACCGCCGCGCTCTTCTGA
- a CDS encoding cytidylate kinase-like family protein — protein MSFVVTISATFGSGGSVIGPAVAERLGVPFLDRAIPGAVARQIGCTLEDALEHDDRAATGFERLIASAARLPTVTLGSVDTTFIGATDAQGRLLYDQEFVDQTEKVICEVAATGAVILGRAAAVVLAGHTTALHVRLDAAKRRRLAQAARMREASQAEALLLGADREAAEAAWQPPTMRDLEDNDRARTAYVRRFYRVDPSSPSLYHLVVDSTAIGGSACVDVIERLARDRAGESGGTTGSATGTAPETP, from the coding sequence ATGAGCTTTGTGGTGACGATCTCCGCGACCTTCGGGTCCGGGGGCAGCGTGATCGGACCCGCCGTCGCAGAGCGGCTCGGCGTCCCTTTCCTGGACCGCGCCATCCCCGGCGCGGTGGCCCGGCAGATCGGCTGCACGCTCGAAGACGCGCTGGAACACGACGACCGTGCCGCGACCGGCTTCGAACGGCTCATCGCCAGCGCCGCCCGGCTGCCGACCGTGACCCTCGGCAGCGTCGACACCACCTTCATCGGCGCCACCGACGCCCAGGGCCGACTCCTCTACGACCAGGAGTTCGTCGACCAGACCGAGAAGGTCATCTGCGAGGTCGCCGCGACCGGCGCGGTCATCCTCGGCCGCGCCGCCGCGGTGGTGCTCGCCGGGCACACGACGGCCCTGCACGTCCGCCTGGACGCCGCCAAGCGGCGGCGGCTCGCCCAGGCCGCCAGGATGCGGGAGGCGTCGCAGGCCGAAGCGCTGCTGCTGGGCGCCGACCGGGAGGCGGCCGAGGCGGCCTGGCAGCCGCCGACCATGCGCGACCTGGAGGACAACGACCGCGCCCGCACCGCCTACGTCCGCCGCTTCTACCGGGTCGACCCCTCCTCCCCCTCCCTCTACCATCTGGTCGTCGACTCGACCGCGATCGGCGGTTCGGCGTGCGTCGACGTCATCGAGCGGCTGGCACGCGACCGCGCCGGAGAGTCCGGGGGCACCACCGGGTCGGCGACCGGAACGGCCCCCGAAACGCCGTGA
- a CDS encoding MarR family transcriptional regulator: protein MGNPLNLRFDPIERAHDNWSRHWGASPAMVAVTSIMRVQQILIGQLDGALKPYGLTFARYEALVLLTFSSTGALPLGKIGERLMVHPTSVTNTIDRLERQGLVRRKPNPSDGRGTLAEITGSGREVVEDATRDLLAMGFGMDCYDDGELWDIHTVLRRLRVDYGDFPDDVDGAGAPGRPSGER, encoded by the coding sequence GTGGGAAACCCGCTGAATCTCCGGTTCGACCCGATCGAACGCGCCCATGACAACTGGAGCCGCCACTGGGGCGCTTCCCCTGCGATGGTCGCGGTCACCTCGATCATGCGGGTGCAGCAGATCCTCATCGGCCAGCTCGACGGTGCGCTCAAGCCCTACGGCCTGACCTTCGCCCGCTACGAGGCCCTGGTGCTGCTGACGTTCAGCTCCACCGGCGCGCTGCCGCTGGGCAAGATCGGCGAGCGGCTCATGGTGCACCCCACCAGCGTCACCAACACCATCGACCGGCTGGAGCGCCAGGGCCTGGTGCGGCGCAAGCCCAATCCGAGCGACGGCCGCGGCACGCTCGCCGAGATCACCGGCTCCGGCCGCGAGGTCGTCGAGGACGCCACCCGCGACCTGTTGGCGATGGGCTTCGGGATGGACTGCTACGACGACGGCGAGCTGTGGGACATCCACACCGTCCTGCGCCGCCTGCGCGTCGACTACGGCGACTTTCCCGATGACGTCGACGGCGCCGGCGCCCCCGGGCGCCCCTCGGGCGAACGCTGA